GCCAGTACCAATGGCTCCTCCTATTGCAATCATTGTTACATGACGACTTTTAAGCCCGCGTTTTAATCTCGGCTTCTCATCCATAATTACTTCACACCTTCCTCAAAATAAAAAATGGAGCGGCATGTTTTTTAAATGAAACATTTTGCTCCATCAAGTTTGCTTTTTTTGAATTATATAGTCTTATGCCAATTCATGCAATTATTTTTTATCTAAAAAAGATATTCCCTTAGGAATATCTTCATTATTAGTAAACTTTAAATTGGTTCAACGGCCAGTAACGTACTTTAACTACGCCAACGATACTACTACGCTTAATGGTTCCGATATAACGGCTATCCTTAGAAACGCTCCGGTGATCACCCATTACGAAATATGTTCCTTTCGGAATGCGCCCAGTATCCTGCACATATTTAATCTGCGCTCTAGTAAAGTATTGCTGGTAAGTCCGCGCCCGCATCAGTGACTGCATAGTAAAATTCTGAGTCTCAGAATAAAATGTATCTGAGCCATTATCAATTAACTTCGTTCCTTGTTTCAACCAAGGTTGAGCAATCTTTTTATTATTAATGTAGATTTGATTATTTTTGCTGACGATTTTTTCACCAGGCAAACCAATAACACGCTTAATGTACAAAGCACCTGGTTCATCTGGTGCTTTAACAATCACTACTTCACCACGCTTGATTTGCGCATGACGCTCAGCGATTAGCCGATCACCATTTTGAAAAGTAGGTTGCATCGAAGGACCTGATACTGTATCGTTGCTCAAGACGAAGTGGAAAAGCAGCAGATAGGCACCGATCAAAATAACCCAGATAATTAAGATATCTAGGAAAAACTTACCCCATGATTCTTTTTCTTCTTTTTTCTCAGCCATTATTTTTCTCCATTTATCTTTTTCCACAGTTTACAACTTTATGGAGAAATTGCCAAATTACAAAAAAGAGGTATTTCCTCGGAAATACCTCTTTTATTATTAATGACTATTAATTAATCTTCTTTTTTATCTTCGGCTTTAGTTTTGTCTTCCTTAATTTTTTCTTCAATCTTTGGAGAAATATCGAAGATTGCTTCACCGTTTAAGTACAAGTGCTTGTCATCTGCAGTGAATTCAAGCTTCTTAGTTTCAGGTTTTCTCAGGATCAACTTAGCAGCTGGAGTTTCAAGATTTTGTTCAACTACTCTTCTAAGTGGACGAGCCCCGAACTTCTTGTCGTAGCCCTTTTCTGCCAAGAATGCCTTAGCTTCGTCTGAAACTTCTACCGTTACACCCTTCTTAGCAAGAACATGAGACATATTCTTCAAGTAAATGTTGATGATCTTGCCCATGTCTTGTTCAGTAAGTGAGTTGAATGGAACGATTGCATCCAAACGGTTCAAGAATTCAGGTCTGAAGTAGTTTTCAAGGGCTGAGATTAACTTGTCTTGGTCAACCTTGCCATCTTCAAGCAACTTGTCTGAGAAGCCGGCGTTTGAAGTCATAATCAAGATAGTATCCTTGAATGAAACAGTTCTACCTTGTGCGTCAGTCAAACGACCGTCATCCATAATTTGCAATAATGCGTTGAAGACTTGTGGGTTAGCCTTTTCAATTTCATCAAATAAAATCAATGAGTATGGTTGGTGACGAACCTTTTCAGTTAATTGACCACCTTCACCGTAGCCAACATAGCCAGGTGCTGAACCGATCAACTTGTTAACTGCCATTTCGTCTTGGTATTCACTCATGTCCAAACGGATTAAGTGTTCTTTGTTACCAAATAATTGAATTGCTAATTGTTTTGCAAGTTCAGTCTTACCAACACCAGTAGGTCCAGTGAGTAAGAATGAACCAGTAGGTCTGTCGCTGTCTTTGAAGATTTGCTTACGAGCAATAGCGTCAGTAATTACATCGATAGCTCTGTCTTGATCAATAACATTCTTCTTAAGTTTCTTAGCTAAGTCCAAGTTCTTTTGAGCTTCATCAGCGTGGAGTTCACTCATTGGGATCTTAGTCTTTTGTTCAATAATTGCGTAGATGTCTTTTTCAGTTACTTCTGGAGTATTCTTAGAATCTACATTCTTAAGTTGTTTCTCAAGTTCAGCAATCTTACTCTTAATTTCTGAAGCCTTGTCGTAATCCTCTGCCTTAGCAGCTTCAGTCTTCTTAGCTTCAAGAGCTGAGATTTGGTTCTTTAAGCTCTTTTCATCAGTTGGTTGTACAAGCAATGCCTTCTTAGCACCAGCTTCATCCATCAAGTCGATAGCCTTGTCTGGTAAGTAACGGCCTTGAATGTATCTTTCTGATAATTCAACAGCTAATTTAAGACTGTCGTCACTGTATTTTACGTGGTGGTAGTCTTCGTACTTCTTCTTTAAGCCTTCCAAAATCTTAACAGCTACATCAGTAGATGGTTCTGGAACTTGAACAGCTTGGAATCTACGTGATAAAGCTGGATCTTTTTCAATTCTTTGAAATTCACTAGTAGTAGTAGCACCAATTAACTTCAATTGACCACTTGCCAAAGCTGGCTTCAAGATGTTAGCTGCATCCCCATTGTTGTTTTCTGAATCAGTAGAACCAGCACCAACGATGTTGTGAATTTCATCGATGAATAAAACAATGTTAGGATCGCTCTTGGCCTTATCGATAACCTTCTTTAATCTTTCTTCAAAGCTACCACGAAGACTTGAACCAGCAACCATGTCATTAATGTTTACTGAAATGATATGCATGTTAGCCATTTTAGCTGGTACATTGCCTGAAGCAATTCTTTCAGCTAAACCTTCTACAATAGAAGTCTTACCAACACCAGCAGGTCCGATTAAAACAGGATTATTCTTCTTACGTCTTGAAAGAATTTCAATTACGTTATCAATCTGTTCGTCACGGCCAATTACTGGGTCAAATTTATTGTTCTTAGCTTCCTCAACTAAGTCAACACCAATTGGCTTTTCATTGGGTTGTTGTGGGTTCTGTTGAATTGTTTGTGGTGCAGCACCCATGCTGCTGGAGTAATTAATTGGAATTGAACCTGAACTGCCTTTGCTATTTCTTCTGCTACCAAAGTCATCATTAAAGAATGAGCTGTTCAATTCGTTAAATAAGTTATCAAAGTCATTGTCAAAGTATGCCATATGTGCAACACTCCCTATCTCAAATTTACGTCTTTAGCACTCTAGCTTATCGAGTGCTAACTCATTACATTTAATAGTATAGCAGGTTATCCACAGATTGCAAGCTAAAAAATAAAAGTTTTACACATTTTCCTTTATTTTTGTGATTTTTATTTAAAAAAGCACTACAAATGCTGTAATATCAACATTCGCTGTGCTTCACAAATTCTAAAGAATTTCTTAAGATGGTCAAAAATTGATGATTATTTTGCTTAAAACTGTTGAACTTTAAGGAAGTTTTCCACAGATAAGAATAAGTTTATTACCATAAACTATTTCTGCCTACCTCTATTATTGCCCTTTTGCTTGTCCAGTATTTTGCGGTTCGCTCAACTTTCTCGGCTCAAGCAAATACTGTTTAATTACTTTGATTACCTGCTTATTCTGAGGTAAATCCGAGTGATCCGCTTCTACACCCGTTACTGTCATTGCAGTATAGCTCTTGACTTGATTCTGAAAAATATATTTTCCGGCTGCTACGCTAGCTTCTGGTACAATTCCATCAGACTCATAATTTTTTCCACCAGATAAGGAATAAACAATCAAGTTTTTCGGTAGTTTATCTTTGTTCTTGATAAAGGTTTCTAGCATTTGCGTTTTATGATTAATATTTTTTTCACCAAAATTATATGGCGTTCCTAGCGTCATCAGACGTTTGATTTTAATTTCATCAGAATAGTAACAGTAGTAATGTTCTAACCAATAGGTCCAGATCAAGCCACCGTTAGAATGCCCAAAGGCTTTAAAATTATTAAACTTATAGCTCTCTGATAAGGCATAAAAGGCTTGATCAAACCAGCTGGCTTGCTTCTTAATATTGCTATAACCATCGTGATTATTTTCAAAACCGACAATAATGAAAGGTTCGTTGTCGTTTTTATTAATTTTGCCTGAATATGACAGCGTTCCATTCGTTGAAACTTTAATTTTAAGCACGCTATGCTTAGTCGGTGTGTTCTGATTTAGCTGCTTCACTAATTGGTTAAAACGTTCAGTCGTTGCACTAGAACCTGGAATCATAATTACTGGTGACAAAAGCGATTTGCGTCTTTCAGCTCTAGCGTGGTTATCAGCCTTCATCCAAGAATAACCCGGAACAGCCAAAGCTACTAATAAGACTAAGACGATTGCCAACCATTTAAAATTAGGATTTTGAACTAAATTAATCATTCTTTTCTTCATAATCCTTTAGTCCCCTTTCAAGTCGCAAACCTAATTTCATAGTTGGAATAAACATTATTATATCTAAAATGAATAACAAAATAGAAAATACCAAGTTGCTCCAGTCACCATTAGAACCAAAGAAAGAGACCAAAATTCCTGGTGTCCCACTTAAAACGGGGTAAGCACAAGGTTGAATTAAATGGCAAAAAATTGCTCCAGCGGCTAGTAGAATATTAATAATTGGAATAATCACAATCGCCGGCAGTAACAATGGATTTAAAATAATCGGCATCCCGACCATCATGCCTCCAGTTGAGCCAAAAGCTGCTGGAAGCAGGTTAACCTTGGCAATATTTTCACTATCCTTATTTTTACTATAAATTAGGATAATTACAATCATCGCTAAAACAATACTCGCACCACCCATTTCTGCATAAGGATAAAACAAAGAACTACCCAAATACTTATATGGCACATTCCAAGCACTCCCATGTTTTAAGGCAAAATTTAAGTTAGCTGCTGCTGAAATACTATTAGAAGTAGTTGACAAAGAAGCTAGAGGATAACCTATTCCCATCCAGCTAAGTAAAAAGACGAGACTGTAAAATAGTTTGTGTAAGGATGAATGATTCCTTAAATTTATTTCTTTAAACATTAGAAAAAGGAGTTCCTTTCTCGTATGATTGGTTTGAACAAAAAAACACATACAGAAAGAAGAACTCCTTCATGAATGATTTTACCAAAGATTTTGCTCAAGCTCTATTCAATCCAGACAAAATAAATGATTTATTGCGCAAAGAGCTACAACAGGCTGTTAATAACTTGCTAGAAGCTGAGTTGACTGCCTTTCTAGGCTATGATCCCTATGCCAGAAATGGCTGGAATACTGGCAATTCTAGAAATGGTGCTTATTTCCGCAAGGTTGATACCCAGTTTGGACCAATTGAAGTGCAAGTGCCTCGAGACCGCAACGGTCAGTTTCATCAGCACACGCTGCCTGACTACAAGCAGCACTCTGATGTTTTGGAAAGCACGATTATCAAGCTATACTCCAAAGGCGTAACTACCAGAGAAATCGCTGACTTGATTGAGAAAATGTATGGCAGTCATTATAGTCCAGCTCAAGTATCAAATATTTCCAAGCAGATGCTCCCCAAGATTGAGGCTTATCACAAGCGCAAGCTAAGCGACAAGTTTTTCTGTGTCTATTTGGATGCGACATACCTTCCTTTGCGCCGAGAAACGTTTGAGCGTGAAGCAGTATATATTGCCATTGGCATTAAACCTAATGGACATAAGGAAGTCATTGACTACTGCATTGCTCCTAGTGAGAACATTGAAGTTTGGACAGAGATGCTTCAAAACATGAAGTCCAGAGGCTTGAAGCAAGTTGAGCTTTTTCTTTCTGATGGTGTTGTTGGCATGAAAACAGCCTTGGCCAGGACTTATCCTAAAGCTCATTTTCAACGCTGCCTGGTTCATGTCATGCGCAATATCTGCGCTAAAGTACGCGTCGACGATCGTGAAAAGATCATGAACGAATTCAAGCAGATACATCAACAGACAAGCAAAAAAGAAGCTGCAGCTGTCTTGCACAAATTCTATGCCAAATGGAATAAAGCTTATAGCCATGTCATCAAAGGTTTGAAGGAAATTGAGCCCGATCTGCTAGTCTTCTACAATTATCCCAAACAAATCAGAGCTTCAATTTATTCAACCAATATGATTGAATCCTTTAACAACGTCATCAAGCGTAAAGCTAAGCCTAAGGCAGAATTTCCAACTGAACAGTCGCTTGATGCATTTATTGGCATCCAGGCAATGAGCTACAATGACCGTTATTTCAATCGAATTC
This is a stretch of genomic DNA from Lactobacillus crispatus. It encodes these proteins:
- the lepB gene encoding signal peptidase I, with protein sequence MAEKKEEKESWGKFFLDILIIWVILIGAYLLLFHFVLSNDTVSGPSMQPTFQNGDRLIAERHAQIKRGEVVIVKAPDEPGALYIKRVIGLPGEKIVSKNNQIYINNKKIAQPWLKQGTKLIDNGSDTFYSETQNFTMQSLMRARTYQQYFTRAQIKYVQDTGRIPKGTYFVMGDHRSVSKDSRYIGTIKRSSIVGVVKVRYWPLNQFKVY
- a CDS encoding ATP-dependent Clp protease ATP-binding subunit; this translates as MAYFDNDFDNLFNELNSSFFNDDFGSRRNSKGSSGSIPINYSSSMGAAPQTIQQNPQQPNEKPIGVDLVEEAKNNKFDPVIGRDEQIDNVIEILSRRKKNNPVLIGPAGVGKTSIVEGLAERIASGNVPAKMANMHIISVNINDMVAGSSLRGSFEERLKKVIDKAKSDPNIVLFIDEIHNIVGAGSTDSENNNGDAANILKPALASGQLKLIGATTTSEFQRIEKDPALSRRFQAVQVPEPSTDVAVKILEGLKKKYEDYHHVKYSDDSLKLAVELSERYIQGRYLPDKAIDLMDEAGAKKALLVQPTDEKSLKNQISALEAKKTEAAKAEDYDKASEIKSKIAELEKQLKNVDSKNTPEVTEKDIYAIIEQKTKIPMSELHADEAQKNLDLAKKLKKNVIDQDRAIDVITDAIARKQIFKDSDRPTGSFLLTGPTGVGKTELAKQLAIQLFGNKEHLIRLDMSEYQDEMAVNKLIGSAPGYVGYGEGGQLTEKVRHQPYSLILFDEIEKANPQVFNALLQIMDDGRLTDAQGRTVSFKDTILIMTSNAGFSDKLLEDGKVDQDKLISALENYFRPEFLNRLDAIVPFNSLTEQDMGKIINIYLKNMSHVLAKKGVTVEVSDEAKAFLAEKGYDKKFGARPLRRVVEQNLETPAAKLILRKPETKKLEFTADDKHLYLNGEAIFDISPKIEEKIKEDKTKAEDKKED
- a CDS encoding alpha/beta hydrolase, giving the protein MKKRMINLVQNPNFKWLAIVLVLLVALAVPGYSWMKADNHARAERRKSLLSPVIMIPGSSATTERFNQLVKQLNQNTPTKHSVLKIKVSTNGTLSYSGKINKNDNEPFIIVGFENNHDGYSNIKKQASWFDQAFYALSESYKFNNFKAFGHSNGGLIWTYWLEHYYCYYSDEIKIKRLMTLGTPYNFGEKNINHKTQMLETFIKNKDKLPKNLIVYSLSGGKNYESDGIVPEASVAAGKYIFQNQVKSYTAMTVTGVEADHSDLPQNKQVIKVIKQYLLEPRKLSEPQNTGQAKGQ
- a CDS encoding IS256 family transposase yields the protein MNDFTKDFAQALFNPDKINDLLRKELQQAVNNLLEAELTAFLGYDPYARNGWNTGNSRNGAYFRKVDTQFGPIEVQVPRDRNGQFHQHTLPDYKQHSDVLESTIIKLYSKGVTTREIADLIEKMYGSHYSPAQVSNISKQMLPKIEAYHKRKLSDKFFCVYLDATYLPLRRETFEREAVYIAIGIKPNGHKEVIDYCIAPSENIEVWTEMLQNMKSRGLKQVELFLSDGVVGMKTALARTYPKAHFQRCLVHVMRNICAKVRVDDREKIMNEFKQIHQQTSKKEAAAVLHKFYAKWNKAYSHVIKGLKEIEPDLLVFYNYPKQIRASIYSTNMIESFNNVIKRKAKPKAEFPTEQSLDAFIGIQAMSYNDRYFNRIHKGFGQVQDTLESYFD